A genomic window from Salvia splendens isolate huo1 chromosome 11, SspV2, whole genome shotgun sequence includes:
- the LOC121754960 gene encoding vacuolar iron transporter homolog 4-like — translation MAAQNQLPIAIPKDLPQMEEEINYSERAQWLRAAVLGANDGLVTVASLILGVGALKHDARAIILAGFAGLFAGACSMAIGEFVSVYTQLDIEKAQIKREKATMAGNGGAEESEREALPNPWQAAAASAIAFSLGAVLPLLAAAFVEDHRVRQGVVVAATTAGLVGFGGVGAVLGRTKVVRSCVRVVVGGWMAMAITFGLTKLLGSSGFEM, via the coding sequence atgGCTGCTCAAAACCAGCTCCCAATTGCAATCCCTAAAGACCTCCCACAAATGGAGGAAGAAATCAACTACTCCGAAAGGGCCCAGTGGCTCCGAGCCGCAGTGCTCGGGGCCAACGACGGCCTAGTCACCGTCGCGTCCCTAATCCTGGGCGTCGGAGCCCTAAAACACGACGCTCGGGCCATAATCCTGGCCGGCTTCGCCGGCCTCTTCGCCGGAGCTTGCAGCATGGCCATCGGCGAGTTCGTGTCCGTGTACACTCAGCTGGACATAGAGAAAGCTCAGATCAAGAGAGAGAAAGCGACAATGGCCGGAAACGGTGGGGCCGAGGAGTCGGAGAGAGAGGCGCTTCCTAACCCTTGGCAGGCGGCCGCGGCCTCGGCCATAGCGTTCTCGTTGGGGGCTGTGCTTCCGTTGCTCGCGGCTGCGTTCGTGGAGGACCATAGGGTCCGGCAGGGGGTGGTGGTGGCGGCCACCACCGCGGGCTTGGTGGGGTTCGGAGGAGTCGGGGCGGTGCTCGGGAGGACTAAGGTGGTGAGGTCTTGTGTGAGGGTGGTGGTGGGTGGGTGGATGGCCATGGCTATCACATTTGGTCTCACTAAGTTGCTCGGCTCGAGTGGATTTGAGATGTGA
- the LOC121754936 gene encoding putative clathrin assembly protein At1g03050: MGPSKLRKAIGAVKDQTSIGLAKVGNSTKLSDLDVAIVKATRHEEYPPDERYVHEILNLTAFSHMFVRACVSTITRRLNKTRNWVVALKALMLVQRLLSEGDAAYEQEIFFATRRGTRLLNMSDFRDASARSNSWDYSAFVRTYGLYLDEQLEFKVQGRRAKLGGYACDVSEAELATATACNAIVPKGTPLCDMKIEKIFYKINHLMQLLERFLACKPTGAARENRVVNVALYPIVKDSFQLCYNITEIMSVLIERFMDLEIPEMVKVHEIFSRVSKQYDDVDAFYTWCKNVGIARASEYPEVEKISQKRLNMMDDYIRERSIISREKRPASPEPEPEPEPIEETEPEEDMNKIKALPPPPPPLPETIAQEKEVVEEKKTQEEGDLLNLGEDAPTTQEHGDMLALALFDGDLPTAGPENKTNPWEAFKESSSGDWETALVQNASHLSNQKVSLPGEFDTMILDGMYQQGALSQAVASSGVIATGSASSVALGSAGRPAMLALPTPPSAEGGAATSENYDPFAASLAVPPPPYVQMSELEKKQSFLVQEQLMWQQYARDGMQGPAALAKANPSSSYPHNTTTQ, from the exons ATGGGTCCAAGCAAGCTAAGGAAAGCCATCGGGGCGGTGAAGGACCAGACCAGCATCGGCCTGGCCAAGGTCGGCAACAGCACCAAACTCTCCGACCTCGATGTGGCCATCGTGAAGGCCACGCGCCATGAGGAGTACCCTCCCGACGAGCGCTACGTCCACGAGATCCTGAACCTCACAGCCTTCTCTCACATGTTCGTGAGAGCGTGCGTGAGCACCATTACAAGGCGCCTGAACAAGACGAGGAATTGGGTGGTGGCCCTGAAAGCCCTGATGCTGGTCCAGCGCCTGCTCTCGGAGGGCGATGCTGCCTACGAGCAGGAGATCTTCTTCGCGACTAGGCGCGGGACTCGACTCCTCAACATGAGTGACTTCAGAGACGCCTCGGCTCGCTCCAACTCGTGGGACTACTCGGCGTTCGTCCGCACCTACGGCCTCTACTTGGACGAGCAGCTCGAGTTTAAGGTGCAGGGCCGCAGAGCGAAACTCGGGGGCTATGCGTGCGATGTCTCGGAGGCGGAGCTCGCCACTGCCACCGCGTGCAATGCCATTGTGCCTAAGGGCACTCCACTATGTGATATGAAGATTGAGAAGATTTTCTATAAGATCAATCATCTAATGCAACTTCTAGAGAGGTTTTTGGCATGCAAGCCAACAG GTGCTGCAAGAGAGAACAGGGTTGTGAATGTGGCTTTATACCCCATAGTGAAAGATAGCTTTCAGCTCTGCTACAACATAACAGAGATCATGTCAGTCTTGATTGAACGCTTCATGGACCTAGAAATACCAGAAATGGTGAAAGTCCATGAGATCTTCTCTCGCGTGTCCAAGCAATACGACGACGTGGATGCGTTCTACACGTGGTGTAAGAACGTTGGCATTGCGCGTGCCTCTGAGTATCCCGAAGTTGAGAAGATCTCCCAAAAGAGGCTCAACATGATGGACGATTACATTCGCGAAAGGTCGATCATTAGCCGTGAGAAGAGACCCGCCAGCCCGGAGCCGGAGCCAGAGCCCGAACCCATCGAAGAGACAGAGCCTGAAGAGGATATGAATAAAATCAAGGCAttgccaccaccaccgccgccattacCGGAAACTATTGCACAAGAGAAAGAGGTAGTGGAAGAGAAGAAAACTCAAGAAGAGGGGGATTTGTTGAACTTAGGTGAAGATGCACCTACTACACAAGAGCATGGTGATATGCTAGCATTAGCTCTATTCGACGGCGACCTACCCACGGCCGGTCCGGAAAATAAAACGAACCCGTGGGAGGCCTTCAAAGAGTCATCGTCCGGGGATTGGGAGACGGCGTTAGTCCAGAATGCTAGCCACTTGTCGAACCAAAAGGTATCGCTTCCTGGAGAGTTCGATACAATGATTCTAGATGGTATGTACCAACAAGGTGCACTATCTCAGGCAGTGGCTTCTTCGGGTGTTATAGCTACTGGAAGTGCTAGTAGTGTTGCTCTAGGGTCAGCAGGGAGGCCGGCCATGCTGGCATTGCCAACACCACCGTCAGCCGAGGGCGGAGCCGCCACTTCCGAAAATTATGACCCTTTTGCCGCCTCCCTTGCCGTTCCAC